One genomic segment of Nonomuraea coxensis DSM 45129 includes these proteins:
- a CDS encoding prolyl oligopeptidase family serine peptidase: protein MSIRPIDVARTDGGPQWVEAVATPAGVEVWWDEPRPHEDGRRCVVRRLPDGTRTDALPPGWNARNRVVEYGGRSWRPLPGGGLVFTNWADQRLYRRDGEAAPVPLTPEGPARYADLYLPPGRDEVWAVREVDDVRDLVAVPLAGGEVRVVAKAQHFLMNPRLSPDGRHVCWIGWDHPAMPWDGTELCVAPLGADGTAGPHRVVAGGPRESVAQAEWRDGASLYAVTDPTGWWNLHLVPLGGSPSVNLTPMESEFGAATWKPGMSFFAVAADGRPAVLYGTADRRRLGVLDPGSGELREIGGEATHWVSTVSVADGRVAGVAATPYTPMEVVLLGLDGGGREVVSAPKPLPDRALLPTPEAVTVEGVHAHLYPPSGAPAGPAPYVIFVHGGPTGHMPIVLDLEIAYFTSRGIGVAVVNYGGSTGYGRAYRERLRHQWGVVDVQDCARVARGLVELGRADAARLAIRGGSAGGWTTVAALVHSDVFAGGVAHYAITDPESWAAETHDFESRYLDGLVGPLPETRQRYTERSPLLNAGRASGPCLMLHGLEDAIVDVSQAERFTAELDRHGKEWALLTFPGEQHGWRREETIVAALEAELAFYGLIFGMETPEVPPLTLKGRV, encoded by the coding sequence ATGAGCATTCGACCGATCGACGTGGCCCGTACCGACGGCGGCCCCCAGTGGGTGGAGGCGGTGGCCACGCCCGCCGGCGTCGAGGTGTGGTGGGACGAGCCGCGTCCCCACGAGGACGGCCGCAGATGCGTGGTGCGCCGGCTGCCGGACGGGACGCGCACGGACGCGCTGCCGCCCGGCTGGAACGCCCGCAACCGGGTGGTCGAGTACGGCGGCCGTTCCTGGCGCCCGCTGCCCGGCGGCGGCCTGGTCTTCACGAACTGGGCCGACCAACGCCTCTACCGCCGCGACGGCGAGGCCGCCCCGGTCCCGCTCACCCCGGAGGGCCCCGCAAGGTACGCCGACCTGTACCTGCCGCCGGGCCGCGACGAGGTGTGGGCGGTGCGCGAGGTGGACGACGTCCGCGACCTGGTGGCGGTGCCGCTGGCGGGCGGCGAGGTCCGGGTGGTCGCGAAGGCCCAGCACTTCCTCATGAACCCCCGCCTGTCGCCGGACGGCCGGCACGTCTGCTGGATCGGCTGGGACCACCCGGCCATGCCGTGGGACGGCACCGAGCTGTGCGTCGCCCCGCTCGGCGCGGACGGCACGGCGGGCCCGCACCGCGTGGTGGCCGGCGGCCCGCGCGAGTCGGTGGCCCAGGCGGAGTGGCGCGACGGGGCGAGCCTGTACGCGGTGACGGACCCCACCGGCTGGTGGAACCTCCACCTCGTGCCGCTCGGCGGCTCCCCCTCGGTCAACCTCACGCCGATGGAGTCGGAGTTCGGCGCGGCCACCTGGAAGCCGGGCATGTCGTTCTTCGCCGTGGCGGCGGACGGGCGGCCGGCGGTTCTGTACGGCACGGCCGACCGGCGCAGGCTCGGCGTGCTCGACCCGGGGAGCGGCGAGCTGCGCGAGATCGGCGGGGAGGCGACGCACTGGGTCTCGACCGTGTCGGTGGCGGACGGGCGGGTCGCCGGGGTGGCGGCGACGCCGTACACGCCGATGGAGGTCGTGCTGCTCGGCCTGGACGGCGGCGGGCGCGAGGTCGTCTCGGCGCCCAAGCCGCTGCCGGACCGGGCGCTGCTGCCCACCCCGGAGGCGGTGACGGTCGAGGGCGTGCACGCGCACCTCTACCCGCCGTCAGGGGCGCCCGCGGGGCCGGCCCCGTACGTGATCTTCGTGCACGGCGGGCCCACCGGCCACATGCCGATCGTGCTCGACCTGGAGATCGCCTACTTCACCAGCCGAGGCATCGGCGTCGCCGTCGTCAACTACGGCGGCTCGACCGGCTACGGCCGCGCCTACCGGGAGCGGCTGCGCCACCAGTGGGGCGTGGTGGACGTGCAGGACTGCGCCAGGGTGGCCCGCGGCCTGGTCGAGCTGGGCCGCGCGGACGCCGCCAGGCTGGCGATCCGCGGCGGTAGCGCGGGCGGCTGGACGACGGTCGCCGCGCTGGTGCACAGCGACGTGTTCGCGGGCGGCGTCGCCCACTACGCGATCACCGATCCGGAGAGCTGGGCGGCCGAGACCCACGACTTCGAGTCCCGCTACCTGGACGGCCTGGTGGGCCCGCTGCCGGAGACCCGGCAGCGCTACACCGAGCGCTCGCCGCTGCTCAACGCCGGCCGCGCCTCGGGCCCGTGCCTGATGCTGCACGGCCTGGAGGACGCCATCGTGGACGTGAGCCAGGCCGAGCGCTTCACCGCAGAGCTGGACCGGCACGGCAAGGAGTGGGCCCTGCTGACCTTCCCCGGCGAGCAGCACGGCTGGCGCAGGGAGGAGACCATCGTCGCGGCACTGGAGGCCGAGCTGGCCTTCTACGGGCTGATCTTCGGCATGGAGACGCCCGAGGTGCCGCCGCTGACCCTGAAGGGACGAGTGTGA
- a CDS encoding M20/M25/M40 family metallo-hydrolase: MKSVAEICSDLIRFDTTNPGSGERPAAEYTATLLADAGLEPVVFEAAPKRTTVVARIAGDSPDALLVHGHLDVVPADPAEWRMHPFSGEIVDGCVYGRGAVDMKGSCAMTLAAVLGMAARGERPRRDLVLAFLADEEATGDHGSRHAVTEHRELFDGVSEAISESGGFSVDSGGRRVYPIAVGERGTAWMRLTAHGVAGHGSRPPVDNPVATLVHALSRIASYRWPVRLTPSVAALLEELGEITGRPVDLDRLDEEAARLGPLGGLFRSQIRNSANPTMLDAGYKVNVVPSTAEAHVDGRYLPGLREEFLDTIDELLGAKVTREFVNLEDAPDAPYPSAFFDELAGALMAEDPLARPVPYVMAGGTDAKSFARIGIKGYGFAPLMLRPDLDYFGMFHGKDERVPVEGLEFGVRVLTRLLTGDRVEQSIPF; this comes from the coding sequence GTGAAGAGCGTCGCCGAGATCTGCTCGGATCTGATCAGGTTCGACACCACCAATCCGGGTTCCGGGGAACGCCCGGCGGCCGAGTACACCGCCACCCTGCTGGCCGACGCCGGCCTGGAGCCGGTCGTGTTCGAGGCGGCGCCGAAGCGGACCACGGTCGTCGCGAGGATCGCCGGCGACTCGCCGGACGCGCTGCTCGTCCACGGCCACCTGGACGTGGTGCCGGCCGACCCGGCCGAGTGGCGGATGCATCCGTTCTCGGGCGAGATCGTGGACGGCTGCGTGTACGGGCGCGGCGCGGTCGACATGAAGGGCTCGTGCGCGATGACGCTGGCGGCCGTGCTCGGCATGGCGGCGCGCGGCGAACGGCCGAGGCGGGACCTGGTGCTCGCGTTCCTGGCCGACGAGGAGGCGACCGGCGACCACGGCTCGCGGCACGCGGTCACCGAGCACCGCGAGCTGTTCGACGGGGTGAGCGAGGCGATCAGCGAGTCCGGCGGGTTCAGCGTGGACTCCGGCGGGCGCCGGGTGTACCCGATCGCGGTGGGCGAGCGCGGCACCGCCTGGATGAGGCTGACCGCGCACGGCGTGGCCGGGCACGGCTCGCGCCCGCCGGTGGACAACCCGGTGGCCACGCTCGTGCACGCCCTGTCCAGGATCGCCTCCTACCGCTGGCCGGTACGGCTGACGCCGTCGGTGGCCGCGCTGCTGGAGGAGCTCGGCGAGATCACCGGCCGGCCCGTGGACCTGGACCGGCTGGACGAGGAGGCGGCCCGGCTCGGCCCGCTCGGTGGCCTGTTCAGGAGCCAGATCCGCAACTCGGCCAACCCCACCATGCTGGACGCCGGCTACAAGGTGAACGTCGTCCCCTCGACGGCGGAGGCGCACGTGGACGGGCGTTACCTGCCGGGGCTGCGCGAGGAGTTCCTGGACACGATCGACGAGCTGCTCGGGGCGAAGGTCACCCGCGAGTTCGTCAACCTGGAGGACGCGCCGGACGCGCCGTACCCGTCGGCGTTCTTCGACGAGCTGGCGGGGGCGCTGATGGCCGAGGATCCGCTCGCCCGGCCGGTGCCGTACGTGATGGCGGGCGGGACGGACGCCAAGTCGTTCGCCAGGATCGGCATCAAGGGCTACGGCTTCGCCCCGCTGATGCTGCGGCCCGACCTGGACTACTTCGGCATGTTCCACGGCAAGGACGAGCGGGTGCCGGTGGAGGGCCTGGAGTTCGGCGTCCGCGTCCTGACGCGGCTCCTGACCGGCGACCGAGTGGAACAAAGCATTCCGTTCTGA
- a CDS encoding C39 family peptidase, producing the protein MCLVLTVDLARVSFARFAVPPAAGDPGATTAGDVWIGEEREIGFPATQLVPSWTARTPPGAWIEVALRARVPSGARTKWYVMGRWSEQGAPRTSVPGQGDEDGDVAVDTFVARRPVTAYQVRIVRHGPARVTGLGVMASAVPLRPPTPSAPLAAEPVELAVPRHWQHAHAGHHPRFDGGGANWCGPASVAMVLGYWGRGPGPDELAWVGAGDPAPSVDHAAMGAYDESYQGTGNWPFNVAYAGRYGLAGFVTRLRSAAELELFVRAGIPVITSQSFKAHELPGSGYSTNGHIHVVVGFTAAGDVVVNDPAVPDGEVRRVYPRAAFENVWLRGSGSGGIAYVLHPPDHSLPYSSDGNW; encoded by the coding sequence ATGTGCCTGGTGCTCACCGTCGATCTCGCCCGCGTCTCCTTCGCCCGCTTCGCCGTGCCCCCAGCGGCGGGCGACCCGGGCGCCACGACGGCGGGCGACGTGTGGATCGGCGAGGAACGCGAGATCGGCTTCCCCGCCACCCAGCTCGTGCCCTCGTGGACCGCGCGCACCCCGCCGGGCGCGTGGATCGAGGTCGCGCTTCGGGCCAGGGTCCCGTCAGGGGCCCGTACCAAGTGGTACGTGATGGGGCGCTGGTCCGAACAGGGCGCTCCCCGCACGTCGGTGCCCGGCCAGGGGGACGAGGACGGCGACGTGGCGGTGGACACGTTCGTGGCGCGGCGGCCGGTGACCGCCTACCAGGTGCGGATCGTCCGGCACGGCCCGGCGCGGGTGACCGGGCTGGGCGTGATGGCCTCGGCCGTGCCGCTCCGCCCGCCCACGCCGAGCGCGCCGCTCGCCGCCGAGCCGGTGGAGCTGGCCGTGCCGCGGCACTGGCAGCACGCGCACGCCGGGCACCATCCGCGCTTCGACGGCGGCGGCGCGAACTGGTGCGGCCCGGCGTCGGTGGCCATGGTGCTCGGCTACTGGGGCCGCGGCCCCGGCCCCGATGAGCTGGCGTGGGTGGGGGCCGGCGACCCGGCCCCGTCGGTGGACCACGCGGCCATGGGCGCCTACGACGAGAGCTACCAGGGCACCGGCAACTGGCCGTTCAACGTGGCCTACGCGGGCCGTTACGGGCTGGCCGGGTTCGTGACGCGGCTGCGCTCGGCGGCGGAGCTGGAGCTGTTCGTCAGGGCCGGGATCCCGGTGATCACGTCGCAGTCGTTCAAGGCGCACGAGCTGCCCGGCTCCGGCTACTCCACGAACGGCCACATCCACGTCGTCGTCGGCTTCACGGCGGCCGGCGACGTGGTCGTGAACGACCCGGCCGTGCCCGACGGCGAGGTGCGGCGGGTGTATCCGCGGGCCGCGTTCGAGAACGTGTGGCTGCGGGGATCGGGCAGCGGCGGCATCGCGTACGTGCTGCATCCGCCCGATCATTCCCTTCCCTACAGTAGTGATGGCAATTGGTGA
- a CDS encoding NAD(+)/NADH kinase codes for MGMVGTVGLVLHPERDSKKAIDTILRWAGAKGATVLGLPEEVGRIDCSAVAVDADTLVERADLLVGLGGDGTMLRTMRLLAGRPTPILGVNLGRLGFLAEIDVDELAGTLSAIDEHRHTVEPRMAIRSRVAGAHVTAFNDIALVRTPGDGLAAVAVTPAGSDFVRFSADAVIVATTTGSTAYSFSAGGPIVSPRVEAVLVVPAAAHSSFNRALVLPADEEVTLKVLPTSGRLAVEVDGAVVGHLSPGDSVTVSAWPGAAKVVRLGTTFYERARRKLRVDGSAEAY; via the coding sequence ATGGGCATGGTCGGGACGGTCGGGCTGGTGTTGCATCCGGAGCGCGACTCGAAGAAGGCGATCGACACCATCCTGCGCTGGGCGGGGGCCAAGGGCGCCACCGTGCTCGGCCTGCCCGAGGAGGTCGGGCGGATCGACTGCAGCGCCGTCGCGGTGGACGCCGACACGCTGGTCGAGCGGGCCGACCTGCTGGTGGGGCTCGGCGGCGACGGGACGATGCTGCGCACCATGCGGCTGCTGGCCGGGCGGCCGACGCCCATCCTCGGGGTCAACCTCGGGCGGCTCGGGTTCCTCGCCGAGATCGACGTCGACGAGCTGGCCGGCACCCTGTCGGCCATCGACGAGCACCGCCACACGGTGGAGCCCAGGATGGCGATCAGGAGCCGGGTCGCGGGCGCGCACGTGACCGCCTTCAACGACATCGCGCTCGTCCGCACCCCCGGCGACGGGCTCGCGGCCGTGGCCGTCACGCCGGCGGGCAGCGACTTCGTCCGGTTCTCCGCCGACGCCGTGATCGTGGCGACCACCACGGGGTCCACCGCCTACAGCTTCTCGGCGGGCGGGCCGATCGTCTCGCCCCGGGTGGAGGCGGTGCTGGTGGTGCCCGCGGCGGCCCACTCCTCGTTCAACCGGGCGCTGGTGCTGCCCGCGGACGAGGAGGTGACGCTGAAGGTGCTGCCCACCAGCGGGCGGCTGGCCGTCGAGGTGGACGGCGCGGTCGTCGGGCACCTGTCCCCCGGCGACTCCGTCACGGTCAGCGCGTGGCCGGGGGCGGCCAAGGTGGTGCGGCTCGGCACCACCTTCTACGAGCGGGCCCGGCGCAAGCTGCGGGTGGACGGCAGCGCCGAGGCGTACTGA
- a CDS encoding DUF72 domain-containing protein, which translates to MRLHVGCAMWTHAKWPGRFLPPHLAAGERLGAYATWCNAVEGNTTFYATPSRDTVESWARQTPPDFRFVVKLPKPVTHERRLADVDEPMRAFLEAMAPIESRTHALWVQLPGSFGPGEVGALAAFLRRVPRSYRCAVEVRHPAFFADDHAGRLLERVLDAAGAEWVPFDTTALFAAPPASDAERDAWTKKPRLPRRSRALTGHPIVRYLGRDATERTVEGWRPWLDTVVAWLREGRSPTLFVHTPDNADALELARRFHDEVRARLPELEPLPEPMPLPAEDEPLTLF; encoded by the coding sequence ATGCGGCTTCATGTGGGATGCGCGATGTGGACGCACGCGAAGTGGCCGGGGCGGTTCCTGCCGCCGCACCTGGCGGCGGGGGAGCGGCTGGGCGCGTACGCGACCTGGTGCAACGCGGTGGAGGGCAACACGACCTTCTACGCCACCCCGTCGCGCGACACCGTGGAGTCGTGGGCGCGGCAGACGCCGCCGGACTTCCGGTTCGTGGTGAAGCTTCCCAAGCCGGTGACGCACGAGCGGCGGCTGGCGGACGTCGACGAGCCGATGCGGGCGTTCCTGGAGGCGATGGCGCCGATCGAGTCGCGTACGCATGCGCTCTGGGTGCAGTTGCCTGGTTCGTTCGGCCCTGGTGAGGTGGGCGCGCTGGCGGCGTTCCTGCGCCGGGTGCCCCGTTCCTACCGCTGCGCCGTCGAGGTGCGGCATCCGGCGTTCTTCGCCGACGACCATGCCGGGCGGCTGCTGGAGCGGGTGCTGGACGCGGCCGGGGCCGAGTGGGTGCCGTTCGACACGACCGCGCTGTTCGCCGCGCCGCCGGCCAGCGACGCCGAGCGCGACGCGTGGACCAAGAAGCCGCGCCTGCCGCGCAGGAGCCGCGCCCTGACCGGGCATCCGATCGTCCGCTACCTCGGCAGGGACGCCACCGAGCGGACGGTGGAGGGCTGGCGGCCGTGGCTGGACACCGTCGTGGCGTGGCTGCGCGAGGGCCGGTCGCCGACCCTGTTCGTCCACACCCCCGACAACGCCGACGCCCTGGAGCTGGCCCGGCGCTTCCACGACGAGGTACGCGCCCGGCTGCCCGAGCTGGAGCCGCTGCCCGAGCCGATGCCGCTGCCCGCGGAGGACGAGCCCCTGACCCTCTTCTGA
- a CDS encoding phosphatase PAP2 family protein yields the protein MMADSLAKRVTDLLAPQVLVILMPPLVGLIAQGWSGAAWGLVASALCGGVPAAVIAAGVRSGRLDSHHIVDRARRAGPLMAAVAAVLVALLLLVLMGAPLLLLATVTAMLVALAVTVPITLRWKISFHAAVSAGTVVVLAYVLPPAPTLLAGAAVVALICWARVRLTHHTWPQVAAGAAVGALTTWATLTAFGL from the coding sequence ATGATGGCCGACTCGCTGGCGAAACGGGTGACGGACCTGCTGGCGCCCCAGGTGCTGGTGATCCTCATGCCGCCGCTCGTCGGCCTCATCGCGCAGGGCTGGAGCGGGGCCGCGTGGGGCCTGGTGGCCTCGGCGTTGTGCGGGGGCGTGCCGGCGGCGGTGATCGCGGCCGGGGTGCGGTCGGGACGGCTCGACTCGCACCACATCGTGGACCGGGCGCGGCGGGCCGGGCCGCTCATGGCGGCGGTGGCGGCCGTGCTGGTGGCGCTGCTGCTGCTCGTGCTGATGGGCGCGCCGCTGCTGCTGCTGGCCACGGTGACGGCGATGCTGGTGGCGCTGGCGGTGACCGTGCCGATCACGCTGCGGTGGAAGATCTCCTTCCACGCGGCCGTGTCGGCGGGGACGGTCGTCGTGCTGGCGTACGTGCTGCCGCCCGCGCCGACGCTGCTCGCCGGAGCGGCGGTGGTGGCGCTGATCTGCTGGGCGCGGGTGCGGCTGACGCACCACACGTGGCCGCAGGTCGCGGCCGGCGCGGCGGTGGGCGCGCTGACGACCTGGGCCACCCTGACCGCCTTCGGGCTCTGA
- a CDS encoding TIGR03086 family metal-binding protein translates to MSGITSGWDVLDEAHAALRAAVAGVPAGGWDLATPCAGWNVTAVLQHAAGDQIGFASALTGEPGPDFDPFSPSGKPEEDPRAFLEAALNRSAAAWAAVGHDVAEVPTPVPPHRMTAWSGMAACALDAGVHAWDIARAAGAPSPLTPGLARPLTRVAREIVEPLRAWGAYAAALAPEQGDDDVAALLRHLGRDPHWQPPAA, encoded by the coding sequence ATGAGCGGCATCACCAGCGGCTGGGACGTTCTGGACGAGGCGCACGCGGCACTCCGCGCGGCGGTCGCCGGCGTCCCGGCCGGCGGCTGGGACCTCGCCACGCCCTGCGCGGGCTGGAACGTCACCGCCGTCCTGCAGCACGCGGCCGGCGACCAGATCGGGTTCGCCTCCGCGCTCACCGGCGAGCCCGGCCCGGACTTCGACCCGTTCTCCCCCTCGGGCAAGCCGGAGGAGGACCCGCGGGCGTTCCTGGAGGCGGCGCTGAACCGCTCGGCCGCCGCCTGGGCGGCCGTCGGCCACGACGTCGCCGAGGTGCCCACCCCGGTGCCGCCGCACCGGATGACGGCCTGGTCCGGCATGGCCGCGTGCGCGCTCGACGCCGGCGTCCACGCCTGGGACATCGCGAGGGCGGCCGGCGCGCCCTCGCCGCTCACGCCCGGGCTGGCCAGGCCGCTCACGCGGGTGGCCCGCGAGATCGTCGAGCCGCTGCGCGCCTGGGGCGCGTACGCCGCCGCCCTGGCCCCCGAGCAGGGCGACGACGACGTGGCCGCGCTGCTGCGTCACCTCGGCCGCGACCCGCACTGGCAGCCCCCGGCGGCCTAG
- a CDS encoding SWIM zinc finger family protein, producing the protein MTQAVQAYSYAGPSTLADGRLGLSTSGGTALSGPQAHPRFFSGLLTHAAPAAAGLLAVADVALTRYHQPRPGWTRDPVVTCDGDRLRFESFSACGGVYARLDVLELDGDVLDRGTSNVDVNGPLRESLARVGGRDPLHLGVGPDELTVTTLDGAVVEKKVPLPERWLRGFAEVQVIAAGFDLRAELAGPQAVRFLRSLPRGARSTVWAVPSGRDLRLSSGPARGGVCLSGTGRVATLLPLLRFAKRLRVYGPADGSSTAGAWELELPGMRYTLAVSPEPWRGFSGEGAVLSDLATDEAAGDADLVGMLLNFEPTVELGLLADRSGLPAERVRAALTQLGVSGRVGYDLHEAAHFHRELPYDRDQVAQLNPRLTAARRLVAAGAVRLMGDTAEVTTDGGVRRVRIESGACTCPWWWDHQGSRGPCKHVLAARIAARPTTPAEPVPSEATP; encoded by the coding sequence ATGACTCAAGCCGTACAGGCCTACTCCTACGCGGGCCCCTCCACGCTGGCCGACGGCAGGCTCGGCCTCTCGACCTCCGGCGGCACCGCGCTGTCCGGGCCGCAGGCGCACCCCCGCTTCTTCAGCGGCCTGCTCACCCACGCCGCCCCGGCCGCCGCCGGGCTGCTGGCCGTCGCCGACGTCGCGCTCACCCGCTACCACCAGCCCCGGCCCGGCTGGACCCGCGACCCGGTGGTGACCTGCGACGGCGACCGGCTCAGGTTCGAGTCGTTCTCCGCCTGCGGCGGCGTCTACGCCCGCCTCGACGTGCTGGAGCTCGACGGCGACGTCCTCGACCGCGGCACATCCAACGTCGACGTCAACGGCCCGCTGCGCGAATCCCTCGCCAGGGTCGGCGGGCGCGACCCGCTCCACCTCGGCGTCGGGCCCGACGAGCTGACCGTCACCACCCTCGACGGCGCCGTGGTGGAGAAGAAGGTGCCGCTGCCGGAGCGGTGGCTGCGCGGCTTCGCCGAGGTGCAGGTGATCGCCGCCGGGTTCGACCTGCGCGCCGAGCTGGCGGGGCCGCAGGCGGTCCGCTTCCTGCGGTCCCTGCCGCGCGGCGCCCGCTCCACCGTCTGGGCCGTCCCGTCCGGGCGCGACCTGCGCCTCTCCTCGGGGCCCGCGCGCGGCGGCGTCTGCCTGTCCGGCACCGGGCGCGTCGCCACCCTCCTGCCGCTGCTGCGCTTCGCCAAGAGGCTGCGCGTGTACGGGCCCGCCGACGGCTCCTCCACCGCCGGCGCCTGGGAGCTGGAGCTGCCCGGCATGCGCTACACCCTCGCCGTCTCGCCCGAGCCGTGGCGCGGCTTCTCCGGCGAGGGCGCCGTCCTGTCCGACCTCGCCACCGACGAGGCCGCCGGCGACGCCGACCTGGTCGGCATGCTGCTCAACTTCGAGCCGACGGTCGAGCTCGGCCTGCTCGCCGACCGCTCCGGCCTGCCCGCCGAGCGCGTCCGCGCCGCCCTCACCCAGCTCGGCGTATCCGGGCGCGTCGGCTACGACCTGCACGAGGCCGCCCACTTCCACCGCGAGCTGCCGTACGACCGCGACCAGGTCGCCCAGCTCAACCCCCGCCTGACCGCCGCCCGCCGGCTGGTCGCTGCCGGCGCGGTGCGGCTCATGGGCGACACGGCCGAGGTCACCACGGACGGCGGCGTGCGGCGGGTGCGCATCGAGTCCGGCGCGTGCACCTGCCCCTGGTGGTGGGACCACCAGGGGTCGCGCGGCCCCTGCAAGCACGTCCTCGCCGCGCGCATCGCCGCCCGCCCCACCACCCCCGCCGAACCCGTCCCGTCCGAGGCCACCCCATGA
- a CDS encoding DUF427 domain-containing protein — MDTAARGRVRVERTAKRVRAYLGGRAVADTTAALLVWEVPYYPTYYFPLADVEESALKATGATTRSPSRGEGVVHTVTSGAAEAPGAALTYPDSPLEEIRGHVRFEWDAMDAWFEEDEEVYVHPRDPYTRVDILPTSRHVRVEVDGVTVADSRGARVLFETGLPARYYLPKTDVRLDLLEPTGTVTRCPYKGTAEYWSVNGREDLAWSYRTPLPESERIAGLIAFYNEKLDIYVDGELQERPRTKFS, encoded by the coding sequence ATGGATACCGCAGCTCGTGGCCGGGTGCGGGTCGAGCGCACGGCCAAGCGTGTCAGGGCCTACCTGGGCGGGCGGGCGGTGGCCGACACCACCGCCGCCCTTCTCGTGTGGGAGGTCCCGTACTATCCGACCTACTACTTCCCGCTCGCGGACGTCGAGGAGTCGGCGCTGAAGGCGACCGGGGCCACCACGCGCTCGCCGTCGCGCGGCGAGGGCGTCGTGCACACCGTGACGAGCGGCGCCGCCGAGGCGCCCGGCGCGGCGCTGACCTATCCTGACTCGCCGCTGGAGGAGATCCGGGGGCACGTCAGGTTCGAGTGGGACGCGATGGACGCCTGGTTCGAGGAGGACGAGGAGGTCTACGTCCATCCGCGCGACCCGTACACGCGGGTGGACATCCTGCCCACCTCCCGGCACGTCCGGGTGGAGGTGGACGGGGTGACCGTGGCCGACTCGCGGGGCGCCCGCGTGCTGTTCGAGACGGGGCTGCCCGCCCGCTACTACCTGCCGAAGACGGACGTCCGGCTCGACCTGCTGGAGCCCACCGGCACGGTGACCCGCTGCCCCTACAAGGGGACGGCGGAGTACTGGTCCGTGAACGGGCGGGAGGACCTGGCCTGGTCGTACCGGACGCCGCTGCCGGAGAGCGAGCGGATCGCCGGGCTGATCGCGTTCTACAACGAGAAGCTCGACATCTACGTGGACGGCGAGCTCCAGGAGCGGCCGCGGACGAAGTTCTCCTAG